A single genomic interval of Microbacterium hydrocarbonoxydans harbors:
- the pstA gene encoding phosphate ABC transporter permease PstA yields the protein MTATLTPSPVATPTHITSAGHLPKWAPWALLLGAFAVSATIFAFVNAGNDPADFNIALALVVGLVLYMVLIFVISSVVESRRHAIDRLMTALVSGAFVVALLPLISLLYTVVINGLMRFDGEFFSFSMRNIVGEGGGAIHAIYGTLLITLGATIISVPIGLMTSIYLVEYGEGRRLARGITFLVDVMTGIPSIVAGLFIYSVFSIIVGPGTRMGVMGSLALSVLMIPVVVRGSEELLRIVPNELREAAYALGVPKWLTIIKVVLPTAIAGILTSIMLAISRVIGETAPLLLTVGIVQGMNLNMFSGQMATLPVFSYMQAKYPGIPVDAYLERAWAAALTLIVIVMALNLLARIIAKVFAPKINGR from the coding sequence ATGACCGCCACACTCACTCCCTCGCCCGTCGCGACGCCGACGCACATCACCTCGGCCGGCCACCTGCCCAAGTGGGCGCCGTGGGCGCTCCTGCTGGGTGCCTTCGCGGTGTCGGCCACGATCTTCGCGTTCGTCAACGCGGGCAACGACCCCGCCGACTTCAACATCGCGCTCGCGCTCGTCGTCGGCCTCGTGCTGTACATGGTGCTGATCTTCGTCATCTCGTCGGTGGTCGAGAGCCGCCGCCACGCGATCGACCGGCTCATGACCGCCCTCGTGTCCGGCGCCTTCGTCGTCGCGCTCCTCCCCCTCATCTCCCTCCTGTACACCGTGGTCATCAACGGCCTCATGCGGTTCGACGGAGAGTTCTTCAGCTTCTCGATGCGCAACATCGTGGGCGAGGGCGGCGGCGCGATCCACGCCATCTACGGCACACTCCTGATCACGCTCGGCGCGACGATTATCTCGGTGCCGATCGGTCTGATGACCTCCATCTACCTCGTCGAGTACGGCGAAGGCCGCAGGCTCGCCCGCGGCATCACCTTCCTCGTCGACGTCATGACCGGCATCCCATCGATCGTCGCCGGTCTGTTCATCTACTCGGTCTTCTCGATCATCGTCGGGCCGGGTACACGAATGGGTGTCATGGGCTCGCTCGCCCTCTCGGTGCTGATGATCCCGGTCGTCGTGCGCGGCTCGGAGGAGCTCCTGCGCATCGTGCCGAACGAGCTCCGCGAGGCCGCCTACGCACTCGGCGTGCCGAAGTGGCTGACGATCATCAAGGTCGTGCTGCCCACCGCGATCGCCGGCATCCTGACCAGCATCATGCTGGCGATCTCCCGAGTGATCGGAGAGACCGCGCCGCTGCTGCTGACCGTCGGCATCGTGCAGGGGATGAACCTGAACATGTTCAGCGGACAGATGGCGACATTGCCGGTGTTCTCGTACATGCAGGCCAAGTACCCCGGCATCCCCGTCGACGCCTACCTCGAGCGGGCCTGGGCCGCAGCCCTCACCCTCATCGTCATCGTGATGGCGCTGAACCTGCTCGCCAGGATCATCGCCAAGGTGTTCGCCCCCAAGATCAACGGCCGCTGA
- the pstS gene encoding phosphate ABC transporter substrate-binding protein PstS gives MKISRIARIGAIGAVAALALAGCAANEGGTGGSTDAPSESTLSGTIEATGASSQEAAQQSWVAAFQTANPDTTVNYTATGSGTGRENFIAGSSNFIGSDRAFNADEITAGGFGSCASDEIVEIPVYISPVAVAFNLEGVDKLNLDGETIAKIFSGAITKWNDDAIASQNEDVDLPDQAIVPVHRSDPSGTQETFTKYLSAVAPDVWTHEASDEWPLQTGEAGDGTSGVVDAITNGSGYIGFADASRTADLGQVAVEVEGEYVAYSAEAAAALVEASPLEEGRSDHDLAYAVDPAAAPAGSYPIALVSYLIGCVEYDDAETAGLVKAYFEYVASEEGQDAAAEAAGSAPISDSLRDQINTAIDAIVTE, from the coding sequence GTGAAGATCTCCCGAATCGCACGAATCGGCGCCATCGGCGCCGTCGCCGCTCTCGCTCTCGCCGGCTGTGCCGCGAACGAAGGCGGCACCGGCGGCTCCACCGACGCGCCGAGCGAGTCCACGCTCTCCGGCACCATCGAGGCCACCGGCGCCTCCTCGCAGGAGGCCGCTCAGCAGTCCTGGGTCGCCGCCTTCCAGACCGCGAACCCCGACACCACCGTCAACTACACCGCGACGGGCTCCGGCACCGGCCGCGAGAACTTCATCGCGGGTTCCTCCAACTTCATCGGCTCGGACCGCGCGTTCAACGCCGACGAGATCACCGCCGGCGGCTTCGGCTCCTGCGCCTCGGACGAGATCGTCGAGATCCCCGTCTACATCTCCCCCGTCGCCGTCGCGTTCAACCTCGAGGGTGTCGACAAGCTCAACCTCGACGGCGAGACCATCGCCAAGATCTTCTCCGGCGCGATCACCAAGTGGAACGATGACGCGATCGCGTCGCAGAACGAGGACGTCGACCTTCCCGACCAGGCGATCGTCCCCGTGCACCGCTCGGACCCCTCCGGCACGCAGGAGACCTTCACCAAGTACCTCAGCGCCGTCGCCCCCGACGTGTGGACCCACGAGGCCAGCGACGAGTGGCCGCTGCAGACCGGTGAGGCCGGCGACGGCACCTCGGGCGTCGTCGACGCGATCACCAACGGCTCGGGATACATCGGCTTCGCCGACGCATCGCGCACGGCCGACCTCGGACAGGTCGCGGTCGAGGTCGAGGGCGAGTACGTCGCGTACTCCGCCGAGGCCGCCGCTGCACTCGTCGAGGCATCGCCGCTCGAGGAGGGTCGCTCCGACCACGACCTCGCCTACGCGGTCGACCCGGCAGCCGCACCCGCCGGCTCCTACCCGATCGCGCTCGTCTCGTACCTCATCGGCTGCGTCGAGTACGACGACGCCGAGACCGCCGGCCTCGTGAAGGCGTACTTCGAGTACGTCGCCTCGGAAGAGGGCCAGGATGCTGCTGCTGAGGCCGCGGGCAGCGCCCCGATCTCGGACAGCCTGCGCGACCAGATCAACACCGCGATCGACGCGATCGTCACGGAGTGA
- the pstC gene encoding phosphate ABC transporter permease subunit PstC, with translation MTTTTTGPDTTRSTGSRTPRRRGDLVFSGTALAAGIIILVTLAAVAVFLIVQAIPALSADTSGNHILEGQSFLSWVWPFVFGTLWSSFIALVIAAPIAIGIALFISHYAPRRLAGFLGYIIDLLAAVPSVVFGLWGALTFAPMLVPFYKWLNENLGFIPLFSGTPSGTGKTILTASLVLAVMILPIMTAICREVFLQTPKLHEEAALALGATRWEMVRMAVLPFARSGMVSGAMLGLGRALGETMAVTLVLSPLGIVTFNLINPENPTTIPAIIALRFPEAHDEGVNTLIAAGLILFIVTFAVNFVARWIVSRRAEFSGAN, from the coding sequence ATGACCACAACCACAACGGGTCCCGATACCACCCGTTCCACCGGGTCTCGCACCCCGCGCCGTCGGGGCGACCTCGTCTTCTCCGGCACCGCGCTGGCAGCGGGCATCATCATCCTCGTCACCCTCGCCGCCGTCGCCGTCTTCCTCATCGTCCAGGCCATCCCGGCGCTCTCCGCCGACACGAGCGGCAACCACATCCTCGAAGGACAGTCGTTCCTGTCATGGGTCTGGCCCTTCGTCTTCGGCACGCTGTGGTCGAGCTTCATCGCGCTGGTCATCGCGGCCCCGATCGCCATCGGCATCGCGCTCTTCATCTCGCACTACGCCCCGCGTCGCCTCGCCGGCTTCCTCGGCTACATCATCGATCTGCTGGCCGCCGTCCCCTCGGTCGTCTTCGGCCTGTGGGGCGCGCTCACTTTCGCCCCTATGCTCGTGCCCTTCTACAAATGGCTCAACGAGAACCTGGGATTCATCCCGCTCTTCAGCGGCACCCCCTCCGGGACCGGAAAGACGATCCTCACCGCCTCCCTCGTCCTGGCCGTGATGATCCTTCCGATCATGACGGCCATCTGCCGCGAGGTCTTCCTGCAGACGCCGAAGCTGCACGAGGAGGCGGCGCTTGCGCTCGGTGCGACCCGCTGGGAGATGGTCAGGATGGCCGTGCTCCCCTTCGCCCGCAGCGGCATGGTCTCCGGTGCGATGCTCGGCCTCGGACGCGCTCTCGGCGAGACGATGGCCGTGACGCTCGTCCTCTCGCCGCTCGGCATCGTCACGTTCAACCTGATCAACCCCGAGAACCCCACGACGATCCCCGCGATCATCGCGCTGCGGTTCCCCGAGGCCCACGACGAGGGCGTCAACACGCTCATCGCCGCCGGTCTGATCCTGTTCATCGTTACCTTCGCGGTCAACTTCGTGGCCCGCTGGATCGTCTCGCGCCGTGCCGAGTTCTCGGGAGCCAACTGA
- a CDS encoding DUF559 domain-containing protein codes for MSFRRADVALRSVGRMARTRELMRLGVTDSELARAVRAGAIIRPRQGVYALPDASPDLVHAAEHGGTIGCCAAGVLYGLWILRAPKTAHVWMGAAGTHRGSCTSCRIHWDAGTVSVGVLPPIANVLLQIAQCADEDTFFAALESALRKSLLRARDILWLTRHLPVQLRWLVAFARADADSGLESLIRLRLHRLGIDVRTQVHIAGVGEVDFVIGARLIVEADGRANHDGDDMRAKDLQRDAVAAAQGYQTLRFTYAMIVRDWEMVVEAIVGALAHDLRD; via the coding sequence ATGTCCTTCAGACGAGCGGATGTGGCGCTGCGCAGTGTGGGCCGCATGGCCCGCACCAGAGAACTGATGCGGCTGGGCGTGACAGACTCCGAGCTCGCACGAGCGGTGCGTGCAGGCGCGATCATCCGGCCACGCCAAGGCGTGTATGCCCTTCCTGACGCGTCACCGGATCTGGTCCACGCGGCTGAGCACGGCGGCACGATCGGATGCTGCGCCGCCGGCGTCCTATACGGCTTGTGGATCCTCCGCGCGCCGAAAACCGCTCATGTCTGGATGGGCGCAGCGGGGACTCATCGCGGATCGTGCACGAGTTGCCGTATCCATTGGGACGCCGGAACGGTCAGCGTCGGCGTGCTGCCGCCGATCGCGAACGTCCTCCTGCAGATCGCGCAGTGCGCAGATGAGGACACCTTCTTCGCCGCTCTCGAGTCGGCCCTGCGGAAGTCCCTGCTCCGGGCCCGTGACATCCTCTGGCTCACGCGGCATCTCCCCGTACAGCTGAGGTGGCTCGTCGCCTTCGCCAGGGCCGACGCCGACAGCGGGTTGGAGTCCCTCATCCGTCTCCGCCTGCACAGGCTCGGCATCGACGTGCGGACGCAGGTCCACATCGCCGGGGTGGGAGAGGTCGACTTCGTCATCGGCGCGCGCCTCATCGTGGAGGCCGACGGACGCGCGAACCATGACGGAGACGACATGCGAGCGAAGGACCTGCAGCGCGATGCGGTTGCAGCAGCTCAGGGCTACCAGACGCTGCGATTCACGTACGCGATGATCGTGCGCGACTGGGAGATGGTGGTCGAAGCGATCGTGGGTGCGCTCGCGCACGACCTACGCGACTGA
- the pstB gene encoding phosphate ABC transporter ATP-binding protein PstB: MSKSIEVNDLNVYYSDFLAVEGVSIDIKPNTVTAFIGPSGCGKSTFLRTLNRMHEVIPGARVEGEVLIDGKNLYGAGVDPVLVRRQVGMVFQRPNPFPTMSIKENVLAGVKLNNTRMAKSDQDALVEKSLRGANLWNEVKDRLDRPGSGLSGGQQQRLCIARAIAVSPDVILMDEPCSALDPISTFAIEELIAEIKTQYTVVIVTHNMQQASRVSDKTAFFNIAGTGKPGKLIEYDDTRTMFTTPSVQATEDYVSGRFG, translated from the coding sequence GTGTCCAAGAGCATCGAAGTCAACGACCTCAACGTCTACTACAGCGACTTCCTCGCCGTCGAAGGCGTCAGCATCGACATCAAGCCCAACACCGTCACGGCCTTCATCGGCCCGTCCGGATGCGGCAAGTCCACGTTCCTGCGCACCCTGAACCGCATGCACGAGGTCATCCCCGGCGCGCGCGTCGAGGGCGAGGTGCTGATCGATGGCAAGAACCTCTACGGCGCCGGCGTCGACCCGGTGCTCGTGCGCCGACAGGTGGGCATGGTGTTCCAGCGCCCCAACCCGTTCCCGACGATGTCGATCAAGGAGAACGTGCTCGCAGGAGTCAAGCTCAACAACACGCGCATGGCGAAGAGCGACCAGGACGCCCTGGTCGAGAAGTCGCTGCGCGGCGCGAACCTGTGGAACGAGGTCAAGGACCGCCTCGACCGTCCGGGTTCCGGCCTCTCGGGTGGACAGCAGCAGCGCCTGTGCATCGCCAGGGCGATCGCCGTCTCCCCCGACGTGATCCTGATGGACGAGCCGTGCTCGGCGCTCGACCCGATCTCGACCTTCGCGATCGAGGAGCTCATCGCCGAGATCAAGACCCAGTACACGGTCGTCATCGTGACGCACAACATGCAGCAGGCGAGCCGCGTCTCCGACAAGACCGCCTTCTTCAACATCGCGGGCACCGGCAAGCCGGGCAAGCTCATCGAGTACGACGACACCCGCACGATGTTCACCACGCCGTCGGTGCAGGCGACCGAGGACTACGTCTCCGGCCGCTTCGGCTGA
- a CDS encoding NUDIX hydrolase, which translates to MSRPSTAETERSKWTDKAVYAAGAVVWRLVDDKLKILLIHRTKYRDITLPKGKVDPGEMLAETAVREVHEETGIRVFLGVPVGVSRYHLPSSKQKVVHYWAAEATPEAIRASTFVPNREIAALEWVSLKKARARLSYPVDLEILDFFEKLVEDGALRTFPIIALRHAKALARSDWDGADAARPLTSRGREQAKSIVGPLRAFGVRKIVTSDAVRCVQTVAPLAKALDRKPVKTEKISQDAWEDGQDDLRSVIGRRVRAGKPAVLCSHGPVLPGILTEIALATGTIRGSYVNSAADLEPAAFSVVHVSASHPGSGIIAIETHIPKV; encoded by the coding sequence ATGAGCCGGCCGTCGACCGCCGAGACGGAGCGGTCGAAATGGACGGACAAGGCCGTGTACGCGGCCGGAGCCGTCGTCTGGCGGCTCGTCGACGACAAGCTGAAGATCCTGCTCATCCACCGCACCAAGTACCGCGACATCACGCTGCCCAAGGGCAAGGTCGACCCCGGTGAGATGCTCGCAGAGACCGCCGTGCGCGAGGTGCACGAGGAGACCGGCATCCGCGTCTTCCTCGGCGTGCCGGTCGGGGTGAGCCGCTACCACCTGCCGTCCAGCAAGCAGAAGGTCGTGCACTACTGGGCCGCCGAGGCCACTCCCGAGGCCATCCGCGCCTCGACGTTCGTGCCGAATCGCGAGATCGCCGCCCTCGAATGGGTGAGCCTGAAGAAGGCCCGCGCGCGACTCAGCTACCCGGTGGACCTGGAGATCCTGGACTTCTTCGAGAAGCTGGTCGAGGACGGCGCGCTGCGCACGTTCCCGATCATCGCGCTGCGCCATGCGAAGGCGCTCGCACGGTCGGACTGGGACGGCGCGGATGCCGCGCGCCCGCTGACCTCCCGCGGACGCGAGCAGGCGAAGTCGATCGTCGGTCCCCTGCGCGCCTTCGGCGTGCGCAAGATCGTCACCAGCGACGCTGTGCGCTGCGTGCAGACGGTCGCCCCGCTCGCGAAGGCACTGGACCGCAAACCCGTCAAGACCGAGAAGATCAGTCAGGATGCCTGGGAGGACGGCCAGGACGACCTGCGCTCCGTGATCGGACGACGGGTCCGCGCCGGCAAGCCCGCAGTGCTGTGCAGCCATGGTCCGGTGCTCCCCGGCATCCTGACCGAGATCGCGCTCGCCACCGGCACGATCCGGGGGTCGTACGTGAACAGTGCGGCCGATCTGGAGCCGGCCGCCTTCTCGGTCGTGCACGTCTCGGCGTCCCACCCCGGGTCGGGGATCATCGCGATCGAGACGCACATCCCCAAGGTCTGA